A window of the Bacillus andreraoultii genome harbors these coding sequences:
- a CDS encoding Na+/H+ antiporter subunit E yields MAFQILLNFFIAFVWMFLKSDYSAATFSVGYLMGLGMLFLMRRFFESRFYLGKVWSVVYLILLFIKELIMANIDVLKIVLKPKLDFQPGIFEYRTGLKKDWEVTLLSNLITLTPGTLVVDVLENDEEKVLYIHAIHVPDADEAIDGIKNSFERAILEVSR; encoded by the coding sequence ATGGCTTTTCAAATACTATTGAACTTTTTTATCGCATTTGTTTGGATGTTTTTAAAATCGGATTATTCCGCAGCAACGTTTTCAGTCGGTTATTTAATGGGCTTAGGTATGCTTTTTCTCATGCGTCGCTTTTTTGAATCCCGTTTTTACCTTGGAAAAGTATGGTCGGTTGTTTATTTAATTTTACTATTTATTAAAGAATTAATTATGGCGAATATCGATGTGTTGAAAATTGTCCTAAAGCCTAAACTTGACTTTCAACCAGGGATTTTTGAATATAGGACAGGGCTAAAAAAGGATTGGGAAGTGACTTTATTATCTAACTTAATTACTTTAACACCAGGAACATTAGTTGTTGATGTATTAGAAAATGATGAGGAAAAGGTATTGTATATTCATGCTATTCATGTTCCAGATGCCGATGAAGCCATTGACGGGATAAAAAATAGTTTTGAACGGGCCATTTTGGAGGTGAGTCGATAA
- a CDS encoding Na(+)/H(+) antiporter subunit B, translating into MKSSDVILQVIAKIAFFVIVLFAVHLFFEGHYRPGGGFVGGLVTSCAVVLLLLAFDMKTVAKILPIDFKWVIGVGLLIATLTAAGAIVFDVPFFTHVYDYYQLPLVGEQSLHTAALFDLGVYLVVVGATMTIIQSIGESE; encoded by the coding sequence GTGAAATCCTCTGACGTTATTTTACAAGTAATAGCAAAAATTGCCTTCTTTGTTATTGTTTTATTTGCTGTTCATTTGTTTTTCGAAGGTCATTATCGTCCAGGTGGTGGTTTTGTAGGTGGACTCGTCACATCTTGTGCAGTTGTCTTATTATTACTTGCATTTGATATGAAGACTGTTGCAAAAATATTACCGATTGATTTTAAATGGGTGATTGGTGTAGGGTTATTAATCGCAACACTAACCGCTGCTGGTGCCATTGTTTTCGACGTTCCATTTTTCACCCATGTATATGATTATTATCAGCTACCTTTAGTAGGAGAGCAATCGTTACATACAGCAGCATTATTTGATTTAGGTGTATACTTGGTCGTTGTCGGTGCAACGATGACCATTATTCAATCGATAGGGGAGAGTGAGTAA
- a CDS encoding ATP-binding cassette domain-containing protein translates to MINKLVVENISFSYKKNNVLNNVSFTCGNGVVALLGNNGAGKTTLINLLTGLKKPSSGKITLNDIDLINTKEYPTNLVGYLPQEFEIYDNITGYDFLSYVYDVKCLDSKSKKRELDTVIDKFNLTSIINKKFRTYSGGFKRRLGIAQAVLGNPKLVIVDEPTVGLDPEQRVEFRNYLSEISDNAITIISTHLIEDVEVFSNKILILKDKHISYDGTVDQIIEESRQNIYTAELPLNDFLKIKNRLNIIEQKRINSENIKIHYIGNKEVDFASYREREISLENAYIYFQKK, encoded by the coding sequence ATGATAAACAAACTGGTAGTTGAAAATATTTCCTTTTCCTATAAGAAAAATAATGTTTTAAATAACGTATCCTTTACATGTGGTAATGGAGTTGTAGCATTGCTAGGAAACAATGGGGCTGGGAAGACAACTTTAATAAACCTTTTAACAGGATTGAAAAAACCTAGTTCAGGAAAAATAACTTTAAATGACATCGATTTAATAAATACAAAAGAATATCCCACTAATCTAGTTGGGTATTTGCCGCAGGAATTTGAAATTTACGACAATATTACAGGTTATGACTTTCTGTCGTATGTATATGATGTTAAATGTTTAGATAGTAAAAGTAAAAAAAGAGAACTAGATACAGTGATAGATAAATTTAATTTAACCTCTATAATTAATAAGAAATTCAGAACTTATTCGGGTGGATTTAAAAGAAGACTAGGCATTGCCCAAGCAGTACTAGGGAATCCTAAACTAGTAATTGTTGATGAACCAACTGTAGGTTTAGATCCCGAGCAACGAGTAGAATTTAGAAATTATCTTTCTGAAATTAGTGATAATGCAATTACAATTATCTCTACTCATCTTATTGAAGATGTAGAAGTTTTTAGTAATAAAATACTTATATTGAAGGATAAGCATATAAGTTATGATGGTACAGTAGATCAAATAATAGAAGAAAGCAGACAGAATATATATACTGCCGAATTACCATTGAATGATTTTTTAAAGATTAAAAATAGATTAAATATTATTGAACAGAAAAGAATTAATTCTGAAAATATTAAAATACACTACATTGGTAATAAAGAAGTCGATTTTGCGAGTTATCGAGAAAGGGAGATATCGTTAGAGAATGCATACATTTATTTCCAAAAAAAATAA
- a CDS encoding IS4 family transposase encodes MDKITRKNSFGQWFSPINLQLLEENVKTMKLDFYTKKLTTESFLKLLLFAQLKEVESLHALGDCLFDDQLQKAVNLDSISISQLSRRLNGMNPDLFQSLFLDLVGQIHAKTHYTKRIMPLKIIDSSTLPLNLTNHRWAKFRKTKAGVKLHLRLVFMEKGTSYPEKAVITTANEHDRGQLEIMVDDKECMYVFDRGYLDYERFDRLTDDGYFFLSRLRKNAVVREVYDFKLPEGSSVLSDQMVLIGTTQNRAENYFRLLKVMDSKGNVLHLITNRFDLSAEEISEMYKSRWTIELFFKWIKQHLNIKKFYGQSEWAIQNQVFIALIVYCLHILAQIETKSKRKILQISRYLRAALWKPAHIWIRKIEGKTVP; translated from the coding sequence ATGGATAAGATTACACGAAAAAATTCATTTGGACAATGGTTTTCACCGATAAATCTTCAATTATTAGAAGAAAACGTGAAAACAATGAAATTAGATTTCTATACAAAAAAATTAACGACAGAGTCATTTCTTAAATTATTACTTTTTGCACAACTTAAGGAAGTTGAAAGTCTTCATGCATTGGGCGATTGCCTTTTCGATGACCAACTTCAAAAGGCAGTAAACCTTGATTCTATAAGTATTTCTCAGCTATCTCGCCGATTAAATGGCATGAATCCAGATCTGTTTCAGTCGCTTTTCCTTGATCTAGTCGGACAAATTCACGCTAAAACACACTACACAAAACGAATCATGCCGTTAAAAATTATTGATTCAAGCACATTACCACTCAATTTGACCAATCATAGGTGGGCAAAGTTCCGTAAAACAAAGGCGGGGGTAAAGTTACATTTACGCCTTGTATTTATGGAAAAAGGAACTTCTTACCCTGAAAAGGCCGTGATAACAACGGCAAACGAACACGATCGTGGTCAGCTTGAGATTATGGTGGACGACAAGGAATGCATGTATGTGTTTGACCGTGGTTATCTAGACTACGAAAGATTTGACCGTTTGACAGACGATGGTTACTTTTTTCTTTCAAGGCTACGAAAAAACGCAGTTGTACGGGAGGTTTATGATTTTAAACTACCCGAGGGTTCATCTGTTTTATCGGATCAAATGGTCTTGATTGGAACGACACAAAACCGAGCTGAAAACTACTTTCGCCTTCTAAAAGTAATGGATTCAAAAGGAAATGTACTCCATTTGATCACGAATCGTTTTGATTTGAGTGCCGAAGAAATTTCAGAGATGTATAAATCACGTTGGACTATCGAACTATTTTTTAAATGGATCAAACAACATCTCAATATCAAAAAATTTTACGGTCAAAGCGAATGGGCGATTCAAAATCAAGTGTTTATTGCACTGATTGTTTATTGCTTACATATCCTCGCACAAATCGAAACAAAAAGTAAGCGTAAAATCTTGCAAATTAGTCGTTATTTAAGGGCTGCATTGTGGAAACCAGCGCATATTTGGATTCGAAAAATCGAAGGAAAAACTGTCCCTTAA
- a CDS encoding Na(+)/H(+) antiporter subunit F1 produces MFTIVLYIVMGTLALAMVGFIYRLIKGPSIPDRVIALDGMGIILISMVAVFSIIMRTSAYLDVILLLGILSFIGTAAFSKFLAKGVIFERDRNH; encoded by the coding sequence ATGTTTACTATTGTTCTTTATATTGTGATGGGAACATTAGCTTTAGCAATGGTTGGTTTTATTTATCGACTTATTAAAGGTCCATCTATTCCGGATCGTGTAATTGCCTTGGATGGCATGGGCATTATTTTGATTAGTATGGTTGCTGTTTTCTCCATCATTATGCGAACGAGTGCGTATTTAGATGTTATCTTATTGCTAGGGATTCTGTCGTTTATTGGGACGGCGGCATTTTCGAAGTTTTTAGCAAAGGGGGTCATTTTTGAACGTGACCGGAATCATTGA
- the mnhG gene encoding monovalent cation/H(+) antiporter subunit G, whose amino-acid sequence MTGIIEFIVLVFIVIGAFFTVVSAFGIIRLPDLYTRNHAASKSATLGVMSVLIGTFIYFYASGHSNTRLVLAIIFIFLTSPVGGHLINRAAYYTGVELWGKSSRDDLKGKVPVKK is encoded by the coding sequence GTGACCGGAATCATTGAGTTTATTGTCTTAGTCTTTATCGTCATCGGAGCCTTTTTTACGGTTGTTTCAGCATTCGGGATTATTCGTCTACCTGATTTATATACACGGAACCATGCAGCATCAAAAAGTGCGACACTTGGTGTTATGTCTGTATTAATTGGTACGTTTATTTACTTTTATGCTTCGGGTCACAGTAATACGCGACTCGTGCTTGCAATCATCTTCATCTTCCTAACTTCGCCTGTTGGTGGCCATTTAATTAATCGTGCTGCTTACTATACAGGTGTGGAATTATGGGGGAAAAGTTCACGAGATGATTTGAAAGGAAAAGTACCGGTAAAAAAATAG
- a CDS encoding Na(+)/H(+) antiporter subunit C, whose protein sequence is MEILMAIIIGVLFATATYLFLSKSILRIIVASGLLSHGAHLLILTMGGLKKGAVPLVNQEGIPVTDPLPQALILTAIVISFGVTALFLVLAYRAYQELETDNMDEMRGTEE, encoded by the coding sequence ATGGAAATTTTAATGGCGATCATCATTGGTGTTTTATTCGCAACAGCCACGTACTTATTTTTATCGAAAAGTATATTACGCATTATTGTTGCATCTGGCTTATTAAGTCACGGAGCACATTTATTAATATTAACGATGGGTGGGCTAAAAAAAGGAGCGGTACCACTTGTCAATCAAGAAGGGATACCAGTAACAGATCCGTTGCCGCAAGCATTAATTTTGACAGCTATTGTTATTAGTTTTGGAGTGACAGCATTATTTTTAGTTCTTGCCTATCGAGCTTATCAAGAACTAGAAACGGATAATATGGATGAAATGAGAGGAACGGAAGAATGA
- a CDS encoding Na+/H+ antiporter subunit D, translating to MTNLIVLPILIPLLTAVILIFLAKSVRMQRAVSVLSALLNMIVSFTIVHEVSVNGIQKIDVGSWPAPFGITLVSDMLSALLVVTTTIVGLAVILYSFNSIGEKREKFYYYSIIQFQLVGVIGAFTTGDIFNLFVFFEVMLMASYVLLVLGGEKIQLRESLKYLTVNVISSALFVISVAFLYSVVGTLNMAQISERIASLDEFPGILTVIAVLFLIVFGMKGAIFPLYFWLPGSYYAPPVPVMALFGALLTKVGVYSIIRTFSLFFHQDQGYSYELLLILAVITVIVGVIGSIAYWDIKKIIIYNIITAIGVILYGVAMATTTSYTGSIFYLIHDMLIKAALFLLIGIIIKITGTSDLKQFSGLIKHYPGLAWTYFIAAISLAGIPPFSGFIGKLLVIQGGFQSVEWIGSMIILISSLLVLYSVMKIFIHGFWGEPKEYVRKEAISYQTLLIPVILIIAVSVFYGVATEVIHPYISQAVETIVNPEIYIEAVLKE from the coding sequence ATGACGAATTTAATTGTATTACCAATTTTAATCCCGCTCCTCACAGCTGTCATATTAATCTTTTTAGCAAAATCTGTTCGTATGCAGCGAGCGGTTTCTGTCCTTTCAGCTTTACTGAACATGATTGTCAGTTTCACGATTGTTCATGAAGTTTCAGTAAATGGCATACAAAAAATTGATGTCGGTAGTTGGCCAGCACCATTTGGTATTACCCTTGTTTCGGATATGTTATCAGCGCTTTTAGTTGTAACGACAACCATTGTTGGATTGGCAGTAATCCTCTATTCCTTTAACTCCATTGGTGAGAAAAGGGAGAAGTTTTATTATTACTCGATAATCCAGTTTCAATTAGTTGGTGTGATTGGTGCATTTACAACAGGAGATATTTTTAACTTGTTCGTCTTTTTTGAAGTGATGTTAATGGCATCTTATGTATTACTAGTCCTTGGTGGAGAGAAAATCCAATTACGTGAGTCACTGAAATATTTGACGGTGAATGTCATCTCATCAGCCTTGTTTGTTATTTCTGTTGCTTTTTTATATTCTGTCGTTGGGACATTGAACATGGCGCAAATATCAGAACGAATCGCATCTTTAGATGAATTTCCAGGGATATTGACAGTGATTGCCGTTCTTTTTCTCATTGTTTTTGGTATGAAGGGTGCAATTTTCCCACTCTATTTCTGGCTTCCAGGCTCTTATTATGCACCACCAGTACCAGTGATGGCTTTATTCGGAGCATTGTTAACGAAAGTAGGCGTATACTCTATCATTCGTACGTTTAGTCTATTTTTCCATCAAGATCAAGGATATTCGTATGAGCTGCTTCTAATTTTGGCGGTGATTACGGTCATCGTTGGTGTAATTGGCTCTATCGCGTATTGGGATATAAAGAAGATTATCATTTATAACATTATTACAGCGATTGGTGTCATTTTATATGGTGTCGCTATGGCAACGACGACTTCCTATACCGGTTCGATTTTTTACTTAATTCACGATATGTTGATTAAAGCAGCGTTATTTTTACTAATCGGGATTATTATCAAAATTACTGGAACAAGTGATTTAAAACAGTTTAGTGGACTCATTAAACATTACCCAGGTCTAGCTTGGACGTATTTCATAGCTGCAATCTCCTTGGCAGGTATTCCACCGTTTAGTGGATTTATCGGGAAACTACTCGTTATTCAAGGTGGTTTCCAATCTGTTGAGTGGATTGGGTCAATGATTATTCTGATTTCTAGTTTACTTGTACTCTATTCAGTGATGAAAATATTTATCCATGGCTTTTGGGGAGAACCAAAAGAATATGTTCGGAAGGAAGCAATTTCATATCAAACTTTATTAATCCCAGTAATTTTAATTATTGCCGTTTCAGTATTTTATGGTGTTGCAACTGAGGTCATTCACCCATATATTTCTCAGGCAGTTGAAACAATCGTAAATCCTGAAATCTATATTGAAGCGGTATTAAAGGAGTAG